The window GCCGTGGGCGAGGTGGACAACCCGTTCAACTGAGCGCATGACGGTTGCACTCGTCGTCACGCGGCCCGATACCGAGCCATGGTGGCAGTGGTTCACCGTCGCTATCGCCGTGGAAGAGGTGTATCGGCGCGACTGGATGCCCGGAGCGGACGCGACAGCGGCGGTCTGGCTGCCGCTTTTCCAGGCCGGATGCCCGGTCGAGGGCAAAGACTTTCCCGCGGTGACGATGGAATTGCTGACCTTGCGTGCGTGGGCATTGACGCAGCCGTTCGATGAAGCCCGGCGCGAGGCAATCATTGGCAGAATCGATTCGCTGATCGATGCTTTGGGCGAACTGCTGGCCGGCACGGGCGGCGAGGTCGAGGTGTTCATTGGCCAGGAAAAAGGCGGTATCAGGATATCGATGCCGCCTTTTACGTTTCAGGCCCGAGCTTCAGCCCGTGCCTATCAGCAAGTCAGATTGGGACCGGTGGGTACGCCCAAGTTCTGGGAGAAGGTCGTGTAGTAATTCACCCGGGTCTGCATCTGTGCCGGCCCCTGGTACTCGGTGCCGCCTGCGCATTCGCGATTGCCGTTGATGGCATTGATGGTCTGGCCGAAACCGTATCCGCCCACCATCGAGTCATGCGCCGACCTGCCGGCGCGGCCCGGTTGGGTCATCCAGTACCAGACCGCACTTCTCCAGGCGATGGTGGCGTTGGTGGCCAACAGTTCCGGATTGTTCACCAGTTGCTCGCCCAGGCCCATGGCGTTGCCCAGACTGCGGTAGTTCGAGGTCCAGCTGATCTGGATCGGGCCGCGACCGAAGTACTGGTCGACCATGTTGGTGCTCTTGCAGGTGACGCGTACCCAGTTCACGTCGCAGTACGAGGGCCAGTTGGCGGTGTTGTATTCCCTGACTGCCTTCAGGTTGTCCGACTCGTGCTGCAGGTTGGCGAAGAAGGCGGCCACTTCCTGCTTGTTCAGGGTAGCGTTGCCCGACTTGGCAAAGCTTGGATAGTAGGCTGCTGCAGCGACGAAGTCGGCGTATTGGTAGAACGAATTGCGGCTGGGGAACCATGCTTCGAACTGAGCTTTTGACAGGCCGGCAAAACTACCTCCCGGGTCGGGAGTCGGCGTCGGAGTTGGCGTCGTGCTGTCACAATTAGTTTGCTGCCAATACCAGGTGCTAATGGTGGGATCAGTACCGTCGGAGCCGTTGGTGCCGCTATTGACGACCTTGTAGAAATTGCCGTTAGCCGGGTACTTCACGACGGTGCCCACGCTGTAGTTCACTCCTGCGCTCCAGGTCTGGGATGAACAGGCCGGTGTCGGGGTGGGTGTCGGCGTCGGTGTCGGGGTCGGCGTGGGTGTCGGCGTTGGCGTCGGGGTCGGAGTCGGCGTGGTGCCGCACGAGCCACTCACCGTCCATGGCTTGCCACT of the Massilia violaceinigra genome contains:
- a CDS encoding glycoside hydrolase family 19 protein, giving the protein MNRTIINSLIISVLGGSLAACGGGGGDGNTSTGTQSSQSKMLAATSVCNAAWNSATVYDGGKSASYGGINYTAAYWTQGDNPSTNSGAAGSGKPWTVSGSCGTTPTPTPTPTPTPTPTPTPTPTPTPTPACSSQTWSAGVNYSVGTVVKYPANGNFYKVVNSGTNGSDGTDPTISTWYWQQTNCDSTTPTPTPTPDPGGSFAGLSKAQFEAWFPSRNSFYQYADFVAAAAYYPSFAKSGNATLNKQEVAAFFANLQHESDNLKAVREYNTANWPSYCDVNWVRVTCKSTNMVDQYFGRGPIQISWTSNYRSLGNAMGLGEQLVNNPELLATNATIAWRSAVWYWMTQPGRAGRSAHDSMVGGYGFGQTINAINGNRECAGGTEYQGPAQMQTRVNYYTTFSQNLGVPTGPNLTC